The Antennarius striatus isolate MH-2024 chromosome 23, ASM4005453v1, whole genome shotgun sequence genome has a segment encoding these proteins:
- the rela gene encoding LOW QUALITY PROTEIN: transcription factor p65 (The sequence of the model RefSeq protein was modified relative to this genomic sequence to represent the inferred CDS: deleted 1 base in 1 codon), whose amino-acid sequence MDVVHGWNMSALNPVQTANPFVEIIEQPKQRGMRFRYKCEGRSAGSIPGEKSNDTTKTHPAIKVHNYSGPLRVRISLVTRNPPHKPHPHELVGKDCKHGYYEADLQERRIHSFQNLGIQCVKKKDVNEAIVCRLETNNNPFNIPDGKVWEEEYDLNSVRLCFQASITLPTGELYPLEPVVSQPIYDNRAPNTAELKICRINRNYGSCKGGDEIFLLCDKVQKEDIEVRFFQDSWEGKGTFSQADVHRQVAIVFRTPRYCDTNLSEPIRVKMQLRRPSDREVSEPMDFQYLPADPDEYRLTDKRKRTGEMFQSLKLGPMLSSVTIPQDRRHMSPARRTATAKHASINPQAAAMVAPGPSGPKPQPTYSYTQPSQLFSVQPKVEAAPSICDATTTQTWRIMETLTLNQPKATPVSNFSVGQVPTSSATPSSTTTRTVNQDFSTVSLTDLHKYFPNISSTMSQEQVSQVSTASPQPSSSFPHQSSQFRVDAPLVDDDIPEFPSFSEAQAQGTLDSLNMDDFDDLLNTTLISEGGNGVSMLAQASCQQSAPPGSSSAATNISQNTSDPASIPGSTWMNYPNSIINLLQTESMIDISSNNNNHRPPVLDEYDELMSADEDRLISILTVGAKIGLCQDTQLKVCPCDSY is encoded by the exons ATGGATG TCGTGCATGGATGGAACATGAGTGCGCTCAACCCAG tccaaacagcaaaCCCTTTCGTGGAGATAATCGAGCAGCCGAAGCAAAGGGGGATGAGGTTTAGGTATAAATGTGAGGGACGTTCTGCCGGAAGCATCCCTGGAGAAAAGAGCAACGACACCACGAAGACCCACCCGGCTATCAAG GTGCACAACTACAGCGGCCCGCTGCGTGTTCGCATATCACTGGTGACCAGGAACCCACCACATAAACCTCACCCCCACGAGCTGGTGGGCAAAGACTGTAAACACGGATACTATGAGGCCGACCTGCAGGAGAGAAGaatacacag TTTTCAGAACCTGGGCATTCAGTGTGTTAAGAAGAAGGATGTGAACGAGGCCATCGTTTGTCGGCTGGAGACCAATAATAACCCTTTCAACA TTCCCGATGGGAAGGTATGGGAGGAGGAATACGACCTGAATTCCGTTCGCCTTTGCTTCCAGGCATCCATCACTTTGCCCACAGGGGAGCTGTATCCTCTGGAACCTGTGGTGTCACAGCCCATCTACGACAACA GGGCCCCAAACACGGCTGAGCTGAAAATCTGCAGAATCAACCGCAATTATGGAAGCTGCAAAGGAGGGGATGAGATCTTTCTGCTGTGTGACAAAGTTCAAAAAG AGGACATCGAGGTGCGCTTCTTCCAGGATTCCTGGGAGGGAAAAGGCACTTTCTCCCAGGCTGACGTCCACAGACAGGTGGCCATTGTGTTCCGCACACCCCGATACTGTGACACCAACCTCTCTGAGCCCATTAGAGTCAAAATGCAGCTCCGCCGTCCCTCTGACCGCGAGGTGAGCGAGCCCATGGACTTCCAGTACCTGCCTGCTGACCCCG ATGAATACAGGCTGACTGACAAGAGAAAGCGTACGGGGGAAATGTTCCAGAGCCTGAAGCTGGGGCCCATGCTGTCTAGTG TGACCATTCCACAAGATAGACGGCACATGAGCCCAGCCAGGAGGACAGCCACGGCCAAGCACGCGTCGATCAATCCACAAGCTG CTGCTATGGTGGCCCCCGGTCCCAGTGGACCAAAGCCACAGCCCACCTACTCATACACCCAGCCAAGCCAGCTCTTCTCAGTCCAGCCCAAGGTGGAGGCCGCCCCCTCCATCTGCGATGCGACGACAACCCAAACGTGGAGGATCATGGAGACTCTGACCCTAAACCAGCCCAAAGCCACTCCGGTGTCAAACTTTTCGGTGGGGCAGGTACCGACATCATCCGCCACCCCCTCCTCTACCACCACCCGCACCGTCAACCAGGACTTCTCAACTGTCAGCCTGACAGACCTTCACAAATACTTCCCCAACATTTCTTCAACCATGTCCCAGGAGCAGGTTTCTCAGGTGAGCACGGCCTCCCCACAGCCCAGCAGCTCCTTCCCCCACCAGAGCTCACAGTTCCGCGTGGACGCTCCGCTTGTAGACGATGACATACCAGAGTTTCCAAGCTTTTCCGAAGCCCAGGCCCAAGGTACACTGGACAGCCTAAACATGGATGACTTCGACGACTTGCTGAACACCACCCTCATCAGCGAGGGCGGCAACGGCGTCTCCATGTTGGCGCAAGCTTCATGCCAACAATCCGCCCCTCCCGGCTCCTCTAGTGCTGCCACGAATATATCCCAGAACACCTCCGACCCCGCCAGCATCCCAGGAAGCACCTGGATGAATTACCCCAACAGCATCATTAATTTGCTGCAGACGGAGAGCATGATTGACATttcatccaacaacaacaaccaccgGCCGCCGGTGCTGGATGAGTACGACGAGCTGATGTCTGCGGACGAAGATCgtcttatttccatt ttaacagTGGGGGCCAAAATAGGTTTGTGCCAGGACACCCAACTTAAGGTTTGTCCTTGTGACTCTTATTAA